The genomic region TTCGCGGTCGTCGAGCATGCCGATCAGCGACTGGGCCAGACTCTGCAGCAGCGCGGCCTCGTGCGCCGCAAGGGCGGATCGAAATCGCGGACCGTCAGGGGTTTCGACCCGTTTCCATTTACGCACGTGTCTGTCAGCGATCCTGCTGCATGGTCGCCCACAGGCCCGCGGCGTGGAGCTTGGACACGTCGATCTCCATCGCCTCCCGACTACCCGACGAGACCACCGCCTTGCCCTCGTTGTGGACCTGAAGCATCAGCTTGGTGGCGTGCGGCTCGCTGTAGCCGAACAGCTTCTGGAAGACGTAGGTCACGTACGTCATCAGATTCACCGGGTCATCCCAGACGATGGTCACCCACGGGGTGTCGGTGGCTGTGTCCTCACCCTGGATGGACTCGACGTCCTCGCGGATCCCCGGTCGAGCCATGGCCGGCGTCACCATGGGATCAGGATAGCCAACACCCCGCAGCGGCCACGAGCTACTACGGTGAGCGTGTGACCGCCGCATCCTCGGCCCTGCTCACCGACAAGTACGAGCTGACGATGCTCGCGGCTGCGCTGCGCGACGGCACCGCGCACCGGCGCACCACCTTCGAGGTGTTCGCCCGCCGGCTGCCGGAGGGCCGCCGCTACGGGG from Mycolicibacterium phlei harbors:
- the clpS gene encoding ATP-dependent Clp protease adapter ClpS, which produces MVTPAMARPGIREDVESIQGEDTATDTPWVTIVWDDPVNLMTYVTYVFQKLFGYSEPHATKLMLQVHNEGKAVVSSGSREAMEIDVSKLHAAGLWATMQQDR